The genomic DNA TGGCCGGCGTGACCGATCAGGATGAGCTCATACCCCTGGGTATAATCGCGGTTCACTTCATTATGGACCTTGATGACCAGCGGGCAGGTCGCATCAATCACATGGAGACGACGCAGATTGGCCTCCTCCCAGACCGCTTTGGCGACACCGTGCGCGCTGAAAATCACAACCGACCCTTCCGGGACTTCATTCAACTCTTCTACGAAGACTGCGCCCTTTTGCCGGAGCGAATTCACGACATGTCGGCTATGGACGATTTCATGACGAACATAAATGGGAGCCCCGTATTTCTTGAGCGACAGATCCACGATATCGATCGCCCGATCGACACCGGCGCAAAACCCGCGAGGATTGGCAAGATAGATCTTCATGGTTGTCGTAGCTCCTTGGCTCAGTTCCGCCTTGTCGTCTGTTCACAACCTGTATCAAACGCTCACGATACGTTAGATCAACAGGCTTCGTCAACCGAATTGGTTGACAGCATAATCATTCCGACAACCCGCGCCGGTTCCCTTCCGTCTGATCCGTTACTTGTATGTGCGCTCGTCCCGCTTGGCAAGTTTAAGATCACCACTTTCTTTCGTTGATCATCGACGTCGTACAGAATCCGGTAAGAGCCGATGCGGAGGCGGTATTGAGCCGTGAATTGCAACACCATGAGCTGACCAGCGAGCTTCTTGGTCCATTTGCCGTGACGTTTCGGATTAGTCGGAGGGCGACTTTGAGTCAATCAGTTTGATAGCTGGGCCGTGCCTCCCGCACATTGACCGGCTTGGCTTTTCGAAGCAAGCGGCTGGCGCTCATCAATATCTCCCTACTGCATGGCAGTTGACATAGACATTAACCGGTCCGGTTCTGGACCGACAAGGTGCCATTAGCGTGCGGAACTGCTCAACTATGTAATAGATATAAGACACTCCTGAATCTGATCCGATCCACCGGTGAATCGGATCAGATTCAATATAGATATTAAACCAGCTGTACAATGTGCGACACCTCACTACCGTACTTTAAAAAATACGGCATTAACGTAAGTTCTTCCATTGTTAAGACAGTTCCCTTCACTACCTTTAGAAGGTACAGGTTTTGTATTGGAGAAGCTCTGGGGATAGGTACTGATTTAGCTCCGATGATGATTCATGCTTTAACGATAAACAGTACAACACAGCCTAACTTTCACCGATGTAATGACACATGCCACGTCGGGCTGCCGCATTAGCCAAACTCACTCCTCCCAGACTTTACGCCATCACGCGCCGTGAGCGCTTATTCACATTGGTCGACGAAAAATGTCGGCACCATTCCCTGGTCTGGATTGCCGGGCCGCCTGGAGCGGGTAAGACCTCGCTCATCGCCAGTTATCTCGCCGAGCACAAACAGTGCACGCTGTGGTATCACGTTGATCCCGGGGATGCCGATCTCGCCACATTCTTTCATTACCTCGCGCAGGCGGCTCAGACAGCGGCCGGTCGGAAGTCACTTCACTTACCGGCGTTGACGCCGGAATTCATGGCGAATGTGCCGGGATTTACCAGACGGTTCATGCGCGAGCTGTGGTCAAAAGTTCCCCTGCTGGCGGTGTTGGTGCTTGATAACTATCAAGAGCTGCCAATCGAGACTTCACTCCACAACGTGCTTCCCATCGCGCTGGCCGAGTTTCCTCACGAAGCGGCGCTCATTGTCATCAGCCGTGGAGAAGCGCCTGAGCAGTTCGCGAGAGAACTGGTCCACAATGGGGTGGGACACATCACATGGAAGGATCTGCAGTTCACCCTCGAAGAAACCGCTTCGTTTGCCTGTTCTGTGTCGGACATTGATGAAGAAACCGTCCGATCTCTTCATGCCAGAGCCAATGGCTGGGTAGCCGGCACGGTGCTGCTGTTAGAGCGGCTGAAGGCGAAGGAGACCTGGAACACTCCCGTTCCATCCGAAACAATGACCGGCGTCTTTCACTATTTCGCCGATCAGGTTTTCGAAATGATGACTTCTCGTGAAAAAGGCGTGTTGATGCGCGCCGCGCTTCTCCCATGGGTGACTGGTCCCATGGCGGAGGAAGTCACTGATGATGCCGATGCGGCCGAGACGCTTCGCGACCTATACCGACGTGGGCTCTTCGTGGATCGGCGTGCCGATGCACAGGTGCGCTATCAGTATCATGATCTCTTTCGAGAGTTCCTTCTCTATCGAGGCCGCGTGCATTTCGACGCGAAGAAACTGCACAGTCTCAAGCACACCGCCGCACGGGTCGCAGAACGGTATGGGCAACAAGACACAGCCGTCGCCCTCTACGCGGAGACACAGTCTTGGGATGAGTTAAGTCGGTTGATCTGTGGACTAGCCGAGACGCTGCTCTCGCAGGGACGGAATCAAACGTTGCAGGGATACATTGCACTCGTTCCGGAGGCTGAACGGCAACAACGGCCATGGCTGCTCTATTGGTCCGGCATGAGTCGATTGGTGTTCGACCCGGTCACGGCACGGCTGGATTTGGAATTGGCGTATCAGCAGTTCGAGCGGACCAATGAAGACCTGGCAGGATTGCTCCTTGCCTGCAGCGGCATCATTGAGTCCTACGTGTGCGGGGTTGATGATATGGCGCCCGCTGTTCACTGGGGAGACCGGCTTTATCACCTCTGGCGCGAGCATAAAGGGTTTCCGTCAGCAGCCATTGAGGCAAAGGTGCTTGCCAATTTACAGGGTCTTGTCTATGCCTCTTCGCACCATCTGCTGCTTACAGAATTCGAAGGAGCTGTGGATCACATCTTATGCTCGCTGGATGCCCCTCAAGACCATCTCGGCGTGGCCACTGCTTTTATCAATCTCTTTCTCTGGAGAGGTGACCTTCGGCGGGTTCAACAAATGCTGGATCAGGTGAATTCCAGCATGGCCCGCACCCTTATACGACCTGCAACACTTCTCAACTGGAAGGCAATGGAAGCAAATTGTGCTTGGTTTATGCGAAGTCAGGCTCAGTTCACCGTGAAACTTCAAGAGGCTTTAGATCTCGCAGAAACCTACGGCATTGCCGTTTTCAAACCGATGATCTGGGGAATACAAGCGATTGCCGCGTTGGCGGATGGGAACGATAAAGAGGCAGAGAGATTTCTAGAGCTAACACAAGGGGCAACCCATTCTGGACAGCGGCTAGCTTTGGGGCAATGCAGCCATTACCGTGCAGGGATTGCCCTGATGAGAGGAAATCCGGATTCGGCACTTGATCATGCCAGACTAGCGGTCAATATGACTGCCTCCCTATCGCTACCGTTTTTGACGGGATATTGCCGCCTAGGGCTGGCAAAGGTATTAATCGAGTTGAAAGAATTCGCAGAAGCG from Nitrospira sp. includes the following:
- a CDS encoding Transcriptional activator of maltose regulon, MalT, whose protein sequence is MPRRAAALAKLTPPRLYAITRRERLFTLVDEKCRHHSLVWIAGPPGAGKTSLIASYLAEHKQCTLWYHVDPGDADLATFFHYLAQAAQTAAGRKSLHLPALTPEFMANVPGFTRRFMRELWSKVPLLAVLVLDNYQELPIETSLHNVLPIALAEFPHEAALIVISRGEAPEQFARELVHNGVGHITWKDLQFTLEETASFACSVSDIDEETVRSLHARANGWVAGTVLLLERLKAKETWNTPVPSETMTGVFHYFADQVFEMMTSREKGVLMRAALLPWVTGPMAEEVTDDADAAETLRDLYRRGLFVDRRADAQVRYQYHDLFREFLLYRGRVHFDAKKLHSLKHTAARVAERYGQQDTAVALYAETQSWDELSRLICGLAETLLSQGRNQTLQGYIALVPEAERQQRPWLLYWSGMSRLVFDPVTARLDLELAYQQFERTNEDLAGLLLACSGIIESYVCGVDDMAPAVHWGDRLYHLWREHKGFPSAAIEAKVLANLQGLVYASSHHLLLTEFEGAVDHILCSLDAPQDHLGVATAFINLFLWRGDLRRVQQMLDQVNSSMARTLIRPATLLNWKAMEANCAWFMRSQAQFTVKLQEALDLAETYGIAVFKPMIWGIQAIAALADGNDKEAERFLELTQGATHSGQRLALGQCSHYRAGIALMRGNPDSALDHARLAVNMTASLSLPFLTGYCRLGLAKVLIELKEFAEAREQLAAVLEYARLMLSRITEVHCFLAIAQSFFKEGQVERGDESLREGLHIASVNDYLTLDYWWRPKVMAELLAHALEADIEVKYVRSVIRRRCLCAPSSALKHWPYPVRIATLGRFEIAIDDVPLTYSGKTQRKPLELLKYLCAAGAHGIHQDVIEEALWPDADGEAAEQAFRTTLHRLRKLLRHDDAVQISDRHISLDPSLVSLDHLAFERMAQSIDRTDVLAIEQTLAVYRGHFLQGETASWALPVRERLRARFLELTERLGELLEERGEASEAAQKYLRALEVEPVAEVMCRRVMMTYVRLGRRSEAIGIYQRFSQALHTKLGVPPTLETVSLYHRITKA